A genomic window from Elaeis guineensis isolate ETL-2024a chromosome 3, EG11, whole genome shotgun sequence includes:
- the LOC109505241 gene encoding probable carboxylesterase 2 has product MDSKAELQFEYLPFIRTYKSGLVERLCGTDIIPATTDPAAGVVSKDVIIDSDTGITARLFLPTSARHLRNKLPIVVYYHGGGFCIGSPYCPPYHFFVSSLVARANVIAVSVDYRLAPEHPLPIAYDDSLRALQWVASHAKGGHEEWLANLADFEHLFLAGDSAGANIAHRMAVRAGEAGLKHGVRIKGMAFLHPFFWGTQPVGLETRDAGVRAGIEGLWQLVCAGRMGIDDECVNPMADGVAGMVGVACERVLVCVAELDELRERGKSYCEGLTKSGWGGEVDLLESVGEEHVFYMFRPECKKALELMERLVAFFSRD; this is encoded by the coding sequence ATGGATTCCAAAGCTGAACTCCAATTTGAGTACCTCCCTTTCATCCGCACCTACAAGAGCGGCCTCGTCGAGCGCCTCTGCGGCACCGATATCATCCCCGCCACCACAGACCCTGCCGCCGGCGTGGTCTCCAAAGATGTCATAATCGATTCCGACACCGGCATCACCGCCCGCCTCTTCCTTCCTACATCGGCCCGCCACCTCCGAAATAAGCTCCCGATCGTCGTCTACTACCACGGCGGCGGCTTCTGCATCGGCTCCCCCTACTGCCCGCCCTACCACTTCTTCGTCAGCTCCCTCGTTGCACGAGCCAACGTCATCGCCGTGTCGGTAGACTACCGCCTCGCGCCGGAGCACCCGCTCCCTATCGCCTACGACGACTCCCTCCGCGCACTCCAGTGGGTGGCGTCGCATGCCAAGGGCGGACACGAGGAATGGCTGGCGAATCTTGCAGATTTCGAGCATTTATTCTTGGCCGGCGACAGCGCCGGCGCAAACATTGCTCACAGGATGGCGGTTAGAGCGGGGGAGGCTGGGCTGAAGCATGGGGTGAGAATCAAAGGGATGGCGTTCCTGCACCCATTCTTTTGGGGGACTCAGCCAGTGGGCTTGGAGACGAGGGACGCCGGAGTGAGGGCTGGGATAGAGGGGCTGTGGCAACTGGTGTGCGCCGGGAGGATGGGGATTGACGACGAGTGCGTGAACCCGATGGCGGATGGGGTGGCGGGGATGGTGGGGGTGGCGTGCGAGCGGGTGTTGGTGTGCGTGGCGGAGCTGGACGAACTAAGAGAGAGGGGTAAGTCTTACTGCGAAGGTCTGACGAAGAGTGGGTGGGGGGGAGAGGTGGATCTGCTGGAGTCGGTGGGGGAGGAGCATGTGTTCTATATGTTCAGGCCTGAGTGCAAGAAGGCTTTGGAGTTGATGGAGCGTCTGGTAGCTTTCTTCAGCAGGGATTAG